From one Doryrhamphus excisus isolate RoL2022-K1 chromosome 9, RoL_Dexc_1.0, whole genome shotgun sequence genomic stretch:
- the asnsd1 gene encoding asparagine synthetase domain-containing protein 1, whose product MCGIFCLLSLSPAHFKPDNVLFEHLKRRGPNSSKDCIVTGSNHHHHHYQCFFSAHVLHMRGLLTPQPIEDTTGNILVWNGEIFGGLEVSPSQNDTAVVLKHLSSCSSSSEILSVLSTIRGPWAFVYYQKSGEYLWFGRDYFGRRSLLWKYDAEIKTLTLTSVASNTDGHGQSTWQEVPAVGVYRIDLKALFESGSLSIELHAWTHAEDDVSSRYQTMWDYVPNNCTILVNPSGLLRSPVCPLNRLTPEMFDENQIDVKPHIEDLDQLLTKVKKNHDVKELIDILSEAVRRRVQSMPLSVQDDSETNDEAAVAILFSGGIDSMILAVLANSHIPAHHPIDLLNVAFQLQEPKVQKESAKKQKHKTNLSQGRQADGTESETFSSFDVPDRITGKSGLRELQDLAPERRWNFVEINITQEELHRMRHGRICHLVHPLDTVLDDSIGCAVWFAARGTGVITENDHQKMYTSSAKVILTGIGADEQLAGYSRHRMRFKESGHEGLIQEIAMELGRISSRNLGRDDRVIADHGKEARFPYLDESVVSYLNSLPMCEKADLSLPRGVGEKLLLRLAAKELGLGSSAVLPKRAMQFGSRIAKMENKREKASDRCKRLLTE is encoded by the exons ATGTGTGGCATCTTTTGTCTTTTGAGTCTATCGCCTGCTCATTTTAAACCCGACAATGTCTTGTTTGAACATTTGAAAAGAAGAGGGCCCAACTCCAGCAAGGATTGCATCGTTACAGGgtcaaatcatcatcatcatcattatcagtgCTTCTTTTCAGCCCATGTTCTTCACATGAGAGGTCTCCTGACCCCTCAGCCAATTGAGGACACAACTGGAAATATCCTGGTATGGAATGGAGAGATTTTTGGCGGTTTGGAAGTATCGCCATCCCAGAATGACACGGCTGTTGTCTTGAAGCATCTGTCATCGTGCAGCAGCTCTTCAGAGATTTTGTCCGTCCTTTCGACTATAAGGGGACCATGGGCCTTTGTTTACTACCAAAAATCTGGAGAGTACTTGTGGTTTGGGAGAGATTACTTTGGCAGACGGAGTTTGCTGTGGAAATACGATGCGGAAATAAAGACCCTGACTCTGACATCTGTGGCGAGCAACACCGACGGACATGGTCAGTCTACATGGCAAGAAGTTCCAGCAGTCGGTGTGTACAGGATTGACTTGAAGGCACTTTTTGAATCCGGATCGCTTTCAATAGAGCTTCATGCTTGGACTCATGCAGAAGATGATGTTTCTAGTCGTTATCAAACGATGTGGGATTATGTCCCGAACAACTGTACAATTTTGGTAAACCCGTCAGGTCTGCTCAGGTCACCTGTTTGCCCTCTTAATAGGTTGACCCCGGAGATGTTTGATGAGAATCAAATTGATGTAAAGCCACATATTGAGGATCTGGATCAGCTTTTAACCAAAGTCAAGAAAAACCACGACGTGAAAGAGCTTATTGATATTCTCAGCGAAGCAGTCAGAAGACGTGTTCAGTCGATGCCCCTTAGCGTACAGGATGACTCCGAGACCAACGATGAGGCCGCTGTTGCCATACTTTTCTCAGGTGGCATCGATTCTATGATTCTAGCTGTCTTGGCTAATTCTCACATACCTGCTCATCATCCAATAGATCTTCTAAACGTAGCATTTCAACTTCAGGAACCGAAGGTACAGAAAGAGTccgcaaaaaaacaaaaacacaaaacgaATCTGTCTCAAGGTAGACAGGCTGATGGAACTGAATCTGAAACATTCAGTTCTTTTGATGTCCCAGACAGAATCACAGGTAAATCTGGCCTCAGGGAGTTACAAGACTTGGCTCCTGAAAGAAGATGGAATTTTGTGGAAATCAATATAACACAAGAGGAGCTGCATAGAATGCGACACGGACGCATCTGTCACTTGGTGCATCCGCTGGACACGGTGCTTGACGACAGCATCGGCTGTGCGGTGTGGTTTGCAGCAAGAGGCACGGGGGTCATCACAGAGAACGACCACCAGAAAATGTACACCTCATCAGCCAAG GTCATATTGACGGGAATTGGAGCCGATGAGCAGCTAGCAGGTTACTCAAGACACAGAATGCGATTCAAGGAATCGGGACATGAAGGACTGATCCAGGAAATTGCTATGGAGCTGGGTAGGATTTCCTCCAGGAATTTGGGCAGAGATGACCGGGTGATTGCAGACCACGGAAAAGAGGCGAG ATTTCCCTACTTGGACGAGAGTGTGGTGAGTTATTTGAATTCTCTGCCCATGTGCGAGAAGGCGGACCTGTCACTTCCTCGAGGCGTTGGAGAGAAACTCCTCCTCAGACTTGCTGCCAAAGAACTCGGCCTCGGCTCGTCAGCGGTCTTGCCCAAGAGAGCCATGCAGTTCGGTTCCCGCATTGCAAAGATGGAGAACAAACGCGAGAAGGCCTCTGACAGATGCAAAAGGCTCCTCACTGAGTAG